tctttacagttgtttttttctgagctggGGGTGGAGCAGGGAGGGATGAGGCCGGAGCCTGCCCGGAACTGTGCCCTACTCTgaagagctgagctgctgcagccaccttctccccaaatcctgcccccccccagcctccatGGCTCAGTGCTCCTGCTGCCACGTTTGCCCGTGTTTCCTATTAGAGGAGGATAAAGCTGTCACTCTGATCAAcagcaaaatcaacaaaatacCGAGGGAGAAGAGATGAGTCCGGCAGGAGCAGAAATTGCCGCTTCTTGGCAAGTTGCGCTGGGGGAAAGATGCTGGTTATCTGTTGAATGACAGCCTGGCAGAGGCGGGATGGAGAAGAATCAAAAAGGGCCGCAGGGTAGCAGATGTGACAGAGGGAGGAAGTCCCTCCAAGTACCAGCTGGAAGGACCTGGGAGGAGCACATGTGCCTGACTGCATGTGAGGAGAGCCGCTGGCTGACTAGTGCAGAAACGCTGCTCCGGATGCTGAGGTGGTTCTCCCAGCTTCACCGTTGTGCAGCCTCAAGCAAGTCCACGCCTCTATTGCCTTTAGTCGTGTTTCTTTAGCGCCTTCAGAGTGAGGGCTGATTCTACTGCATGCACATACTGCACCTTGCACGGGAGGATCATTGTCACCGGGGCCTTTGACCACTACTGTGATATGTAGCACCAAAACATCTCTGATTTTATGGGTCACCAATGAGCTAATGCCTACATCTTTCActcgtttttttttttccagtacaaGCAGGCACAAAAATCTCTTGAATCTTTGGGTGtgatttctttcctgacacACCAAAACTGGAGTGGACTTTACGGGGTTTGTGCCTTAGTAACACAGCGGTTGGATGTTATCACAAGCTACAGGACCTTGTGGGAAGAGAAGGGTGGTGATATGGTTAAAGCATGGGGACAGGAGTACTACTCCCAGTTCCGTTTCCTTTATTGCCACAGATTGACTTTACCCTTGTTTTTGACTGGCACAGATCTGAGATAAAATCATGTATTGTAGTAATGCCTTACAACCTTGGCACGAGACCTTGGTGCGCAAGGTGCTGCTATCGTCTTGCTTACAGTGAGGGTCAGCGTTCTGCGCTCTTGCTGTCCACATTGTCTGTGGCTTGAACCAGGACCAAAACCTTTGCTTCTAAGCCAGTTGGTGCAGCCGACTTGTGTCCAAGCTTCTTGGGGATATTCACTTCTGGAATGGACTGGTTGTATCCATGTGGCACAGCAATAGGTCTAGATCTCGTCTGCACCCTGTGTTATCCATGGTCAGAAAACACACAGGGCTTTggcttttgtaatttttcttctcccgTTGAAATCTGCAAGAAAGAATGAAACGGTGGTGTCATAGCCCTATAGGATGTTGTATTTATACTGTGACATCCAGTGGGACGAGTGTATGCCTGCTTTGGGAGATGGTGTAAAGGTGCATGTGAAGCGGGGGGGGCAATCGAAGGCATGAAGCTTGCTGGACAACTCCAACACTGGCTACAGGCAGAGAAAGTCAGATTCGGTGCTATCTGCCTCCACGCTGTCTATCTGGGAATGCACTTGCCTCTTTGCTGGAGGAACTGACTCCAGAAGAGAACTGGAAGTGAGCTAGCATGTACGCTGTGGAGGACGAGGGGAACGTGGTTTGAAAATGAGCCAAACATACGATGTAGACGTGCGGTACAGCCCTGTGGGTCGAAGGGACAGACTGCTTCCTTGTACCACGGCTCCCTGCAGTTTTCTGTCCAATCTGGAGTGGATAGCTGAGGTCTCTCATATTCCCACTGTTCAGGATGTGCTGCAGAGGCAAATGCCTGTAGCTGGCAACAAGGACCGTCACTTCTCAGTGCAGGATGTTAAGGTGAAGCTCCTGTAAAGCAGTCAGCCTTTTGAGCGTGGCAAGTGCATGGGATTCCCCTTCTCCCAAACAACTGTCCTGCACgctgcctcttccttctcttgtcCTTGGGCTGTCTCTCTTGGCTGCATCTTCCTTCCTCAGTGGGAAATAAGGCAGCGCCTACCATAGtctcctctgcttctgcttgggCTGGGCAGGTGCTGTGGTTATCGGGAAGCAGAGCCTTTGCACCTCTGTGCCCTCTCTTGTTCAAAATGCTGCCTGCATCTTGAATTTCAGGTAGCTGAATTCCAGCTGGCTCTGGTGCCCTTCCTGTCCTCTGCCCAAGAGGTGGCTTGGTAAGGCTTCTGCTCACTTGCCCTTGGCAGGCTAAGAGTGCATTTGGGATTACATTTAGTAACTCCCTTGATAGCCGGTAACCTGTTGAGATGTGGCAGCACAGTCTTGGGGGGGGCTCCAAGTCCGTGATACCTGTCAAAGCCATGGTCCCAGGCACTGCCTGCCCGAAGGGGAAAACATCACGCTCCTGCCTCTGGTCGACCCTCCATCCTGGCAGGATCATGGATGTGGGCGGGCAGAAGTCAGAGCAGAGGAAACGGACCTGCTGCTTCGAGAGCGTGCCGAGACAGCAGTCTCTGCATGTGCCCCCTTCGCTGCAGAACGGGATGATggagagcctggctctgctcgGGGCTGCCCTGGCTCCGCAGCACACCGGTGAACCTCTTTCTGAGCAAAACAAACCTTCTGGAGAACATGATTGCTGCCTGAGACACGGCCCAGGGCTTTACCTCCTTCCGTGATAGCGCGCTCCTCCGGGCAGCTGCACGGCTGGAGCAGCAAATACGTGTGTCATCAACgtgagctgctgctccctgcgTGTCTGAGGACTTGAGCGAGCTGGAGGCTGCAGACGGCTTGGCACAGCCCCGTGACACAGCTTGTCGAGCAGAGCACTCAGGCACTGCAGGGGCTGGAGCCTCCGCTGGGTTCCTGAgtttgctgtgctctgctggcaATGTGATGAGATGGGCTAATTCTGCTCCCGTGCGACACTGGCTGTGCAACATAAGGGAGCCCTGGGGACCCTTTCTGCTCAGCGTCCCCTCCCCTGTGTAGTTCTTCTTTCTTGCCTGCTCACACTGCAGCAGACGAGGGGAAGATGATCTCCTGTCGGGAGACACGACTGATTTGCCATCTTCTTCAGTTTTGTCTGAGCACTCCgcgctggggagaggaggcCAAGAGGCTTCCCCTGCCCTGAAACCCAGGCTTGACACCTATTCTGGAGGGTTAGGTGGGACAGAAAACGGAGGCCACTGGTTAGGGTAGAAACTTCCAGCTTGGGATTCAGCTGCTTAAGCAGTGACTTCTGAGCTGTTCAGGAGTGCAGCCAGGGGTGAAGGGAAATCCAAATCACAGAAGGACAAAAGCTCTCAAATGCAGATGCAATTTATTGTTTTTATGTGTTCTTACAACACTGGAGCTAcagcaagaggggaaaaaggaggcAGCAGGTTTCAGAGGtaggggacagcagcagcagtagtgaAGCAGGAGCTGAAAGTGTCCTCCTTGGAGCTGGGGCAACCTTCTCACAACATGGCTTGGGCAAAGGAGACCCAGGCATCTGGTGTCACAAATGCAAGGGGCGGGGAGGAGACTGCTCTTTGGATCCCCCCCAATCTAACTGTACTGCCTTCCCCAAAGGGTGGCAGACATCCCAACAGCTACTGTCACCTCACTCAGGGCtgtcctgctgcttcctttttGGAGCTGTAGCCACAAGCAGCTTGACAAAGGGGTAAATCTGAGCAGCAAAGTGTGGGAGCATGCACTGTGTAAATGGGCACTCACTAGCTTGCACAGGGAACGAATGCAGTCGAGGTGCAATCTCTGTGCCAGATCCCCCACTGCCACAGTTTGGCTTTGCCAGAGAGAAGTCCTTCCCATGTCCATGAAGATCAGTGGAAGATGTTTCccagggagaaaggaagaaaaagcaggtgAGCACGGGGCCCTGAAGTGTGAGTTTTTcagggcagcagctgtggggggAGAGTAGGGTCATGCTGACTTCATGACGCTGTTGACCCAGGGAAGGTAAGGAGCAATGTGTGTGTAGAAACCGGGCCAATTGTTATGCCTATAAGAGAAGATGCCGTAGGCTTTGTTGTTGCAGATGAGTGGATCCCCAGCATCACCCTGTaaaatggaggaagagagagatcAGTGCTGATCTATGTGGGGTCTCCAGGAAAAGGGTGCATTTGCAAAGAACAGAGAGGCTGCAAATATCAGGACAGAGCCTCCCCAGGAGAAGCCTGGACTCACGATGGGTGTGGATAGCTCTGGGTCCAAAAGGGACCATTGGCAGTTTTGTCTGGGACCGACCCAGCATGGGACCCAGCACAACTATGGCTGGGCAAATGCTGAAGCTTAAAGTATCGCTGCATTTCTGCCCttctgctggctgcagagcactACAAAATGCATTCAGACCAGCTGCGAGATTTAGGGCAAACCCCTCTTTGGTCAAGCTATTGTCCTGTTGTGCTGTTGCAGACTCCTAGGTCCTCTGCTCTGGGAAGACAAGGATCCTCTTGTCCCTTATGCTTGTCCCGGGGCTGAGCACAAGAGTGATGCCTGCAATCAGCAAGAACACTGCTGATTGTCTGAGGGTCTGATCCTTGGAGATCAAGACCCAGGCCATCTCTTGTGCCAGGACAGCAAGAGAGAGGGATGCTGGTGAGGAAGCATGGActgaggcaggggaaggagagtgAGGGGACAACAAGAAGCGATTTTAGACAGTACCTTTTCAATGAAGTTTTTTAGCCCAGATCAGGTTTGTGCCCAGCACCTGGCTGAAACCTCCCCTGCAGCCTTCTACTCCCTGAGTCAGAGACTGACCTTCTCAGGTACCCCAGCAGATCCACTGTGGCCACAAATCAAGTTGTCAGCAAGTCCAGGATAGTGGTTGAGGCAGTCCCTTTGTTTGATGATGGTGATGGTGGCTTCACGTAACGTGGCAGCAGGTGTTTTGTAGCCCCAGCCGGCTATACTGCATGCAGTCCCACCAGGgacttttgatttttcaaaggaaatggtCCTAACGTAGCTGTTGGTGGTGGCATTGCCTTTCAGCTGGGCAAGGggacagaaaatacagaaataagtgCTTGATCTGTAAATGCTCTGTGACGAAGGCTCCCCGCCCACTCCAGGGTTACAGCTCAGCCCTGCACATTGGGCAGGCAGGACCATGCAGGTGCTCCAGGCAGGTAGCTACCTTCAGCAAGAGGATGTCATTTCCCTTCTTAGGACTCACAAAGCCTGGGTGGCAGTGATACTCTTGGACTTCGAATGTTTGCcagctttcctctctcctctggaTTGTGTGGGCTCCAAGGATGACAGTCAGAGGTTTGTGTCTGGTAAAATCAAGCAGTATGTCATTAGCTTTCTCCTGTCTTCCCTGGTAACACTGAGGCACATCTTCCAGGGGCATGGCCAGGAGAGACTGGCTGGGCTGTAAAGAAGAATGGTGGGAGCAAGGAGCTCTGCCAGTGAATCTACCCAGCCAAGAGGCAGAGCAAGTTCCCAACTGACGGACCAGAGCTCTGCAAAAGGTTACTTTACCTCTGGATCTTGAGCTGAGCAGATTTGGTCCAATGCTGCTGTTGTGTACTAAGATATGTGGACTGTTGGTCCAGGCTTTGTAAGCCCATGGAAGTCCATGGCACCAAAGAGGGATTTCTAAATCAGGACCCTGCTCTGGGCCAATGTACCTTTACTGGCCTCTACATCAtctttagaatcatagaatcttgaggttggaaaagacctctaagatcatcaacTCCAACCGTCAACCgaacaccaccatgcctactaaactATGTCCccaagtgccatgtctacacattttttaaacacctccagggatggtgactccaccacctctctgggcagcctgttccaatgcctgaccgctcttttggtgaagaaatttttcctaatagctaatctaaacctcccctgatgcaacttaagaccatttcctcttgtcctttcactagtgACTTGGGAGAacagaccaacacccacctcactacaacctcctttgaggtagttgtagagagcagtaaggtctcccctcagcctcctcttctccaggctaaacaaccccagttccctcagccgctcctcatcagacttgtgctccagtcacttgaccagctttgttgcccttctctggacacgctccagcacctcaatgtccttcttgtactgaggggcccaaaactgaacacaatattcgagctgtggcctcaccagagccgaatacaggggcacaatcacttccctggtcctgctggccgTGCTactcctgatacaagccaggatgctgttggccgccttggccacctgagcacactgctggctcatgttcagccggttgtcaaccagcacccccaggtccttttccgccaggcagctttccagccacagAAGGGGCTGCCTTAGGAAAATCGGGTATGGGTAGGAGTCCCTCTCAATTTAGCAGGTGGGACTTTGGCATCTGGGCTCCTGGGTTCTGCTGatcctcctttctgctgcttagGTGACCTTGCTGAGCCTGGGTTACTGGCAGTGGGGCAGAGCTGTCAGCCCTGAGTGTACACCCAGAGTCATGCACATCTAGAAAAaccctcctgcctctccatGCCCCAGTTTTTCCAGCTGGGGGGATGGAAGAGAGCTGGGCAAGCAGCTTGCTCATATGAGATTATTAATTCTGATAACAGTCTTGGAGGTCTTTGGTGGCAGAAAGGGCAAAGCCTGACACCAGCAATCCCTGCTATGCCAGCAGgtcagtgacagcaaaggaagaagccGGTCTGACTTCTCATTGTTGTCATCTGGGAAGAGTAAAATGAGTCACggagggggaataaaaaaaaataaaggtaaatatCTGAAcatgggctggggagggacatGGGGAGGGACACGGGGAAGGATGGCTTGAGGGAGAGCTGCGGACAGACCCCTGCTGTTTTGGGGCTACCCCCACAGCCTTGCCCGGTCCCAGCAGTGCAGCCTGCTCTCCCTGCTAGGGAAAGCGTTTGGCCACCGCCGTGAGGGAAGTGACTCAAACTGTTAGACCTCCACCTAGGCAGCGTTACTGAGATCATGGCAGTGCGACAGTCCCGTTGTGCCAGGTGCCGTACGAACATAGCAAAAACTTACACGAAGCACTGAGCCGCTGTCATCACCCAGTTCGGGGCCACTAGGAAGCCTCCGCAGAAATGGTTGTTCTTTCCTTGCAGATAGGCCATGTAGGGTGTGGAGTGGGTCTTGGCTtcacctcctccctccatccGATTCCAGGAATAATCTGCAATGGATGAGACTGAGGATGAGGGGATCAGAGGACGCAGGGGACAGGATGTGCTATCTAGgactcttccttccccagccctctccTCGCCTCCAGACCGCTCTACTTACTGGCTTTAGCTGGGGGGCATGTCACCagcaggagggacaggaggagTTTCTGCAGGTGCTTCATCATAGCGTCTTCGGCTTCGGTGGATCCCTTGGAGGTAAGGCTACAGCTGGGGTCTCTTCCTGCTCCCAGCAAGGTTTTATAGCCTGAGACTAGACTCCAGGAAACCACAGAAGTCAGACTCATCTGATTAATCTATCTGCAAATTGCATGCCTCAGCGATCTGAGAGGGGAATTCAGTCAGCCTTAGCCTTGGGCATCAACCCACCTTCATTTTGGACCTGATCTGGGGTATGTGACATCCTTCTAAACCCAGAGCCAATTTTAACCCATTGCCTTTGAGCTGGAAGCCGTAAGGAGCATACCCACCCCGATCACCTTGCCTGCCAGTGGGCTCTTCCGTTGCAGCTTGTATTTGTTGTTGTGCATTTGCAAACTCTCTTGATTTTTATCACAAACCCTGCAAGAATAAGATTTCTTTCACTCGACGTTCCAGTTCCAAAGACTGTGCAGCGGCAGTCGAGGACCCTCCAGCTCTTTCTCAGCAGGTGTGGTCCTGCCTAATAGAGCAAAATTGTTGTGAGTGCATCTGTAACACCACACTGGTCATGGTTATGTGAGGGCAAGAAGTTGTTATGGCAGCTTCGTGAGCATGGCCCACAGCAGTGTGACCGCTGTCGTTGCCACGAGGTCTCTGTTCTGTACCGGCCGCTGACTTAGGACTCTGCTTTGTACAGCAAAAGATACCGGTTTAAGTGTTTCTTTCTAGATGTACTTGTTCACTGTTAAATTGGGGAGTTCGCTGCCTCTACCAGCCAGTGTGAGAGAAGACAGGAGGACACTTCCCTGACCCTGGGTCAGGGGCTCACTTTCCCTCTGATGTGTTGAGGgtggatggagatggggatgcaGGTTTGGGATTCTGCCCCTTCTCTGGCTAGAGATAACCTGGTGACACATCTCCCTGAAGCTGGTCTTGTTCCTCTGGGAAGGGTCATGTCCAGGTGCGTCACAGCCAGCGCtgcccccaccctgccaggcactgatttttaaatgccaaaCAAGTGCCAGGTGCCTTTCTGCAGTGCATGGCGGTGATCTGTCTTTCCTAGACCAGGCCCAGCGGCAACTGCACCTCCTCATCCTCCAGCCCGTGGTGAGAGGGACCGTGCTGGAGGAAGGGCTGGTGGCAAATCGCTGAAggccctccccccacccctggcccCCAGGATGTCCCCTTGCCTCCCCCGGCACCAGTGCCTGGCTTCGGCAAAAGGTGGAAGCGGTTCCTTCCTTCGGCTGTGACGAAATGGGACTGATATGTCCTTGCTGCCCTCGCTGACTGCCGGTAAATTTGCTTTCCTATCTGCCCCCAGTGCCACAGAGCAAACCCCGTTTTTAAGCTAAAACCTGCCATTCTCGTGCAAAGACTGCAGTAGATGGAGCTTCAAGGAAAACCGTGACGTGACAAAGGTTTGTACTACTCAGATAAGCAGTTGCAGCCTTTTCACTTGCAGATTTCCTAGCTGATAGCAGCTGTTAGCAGAAGCCCAAACCGTGGACCCTTCTCAGTTTCGCTAGGGTGGCATGGGTGCTGAAGGCAAGGGTGACAGTTTCCCTTTGTCCCAGGCAAGACCAGGGAGAACATAAAAGCAGATATCCAGGGCCAGACTGCAAGCCATCTCTTCCCTCTGACAGACACGGCTAGTGAGAGCCACAGAAAGACTATGAGAATGGGGCAAGCACCTCGTTCCCTTGAATTGCATATAGTTTCTGTATGTTTAAAATTTCCCGCTGGGTTTCCCCACCGCAAACCAGTCTGGTCTCCTCTTGAACTTGCACAGGCATCTGTCACCCTGCACCAGGGAGTTCTGCAGCTCAGTTATCTACCAATGCACTGTCTCTGCCCCTTGTCATCTCCTCCAAGAAAGTGTCTAGCACTCTCCTATCTGTATATGAGTGACACCATCAGAAACTAGCTGGAACAAAGGCGACTAGGACTCGGAGTTTAGGCAGGTTGCTTTGCACCCAGTGCAGACCATggaaggaggggctggtgcGACTTATTCAGACTCTAGTTCAGGGGCTGTCTGAAAATGGTGCTAGAGCATCCTTTGTGGGGAGGAGAAGCTTGCGTCTGAGCATCACCTGGCTGAGGGGAGAGTCACAAGCCCTCTTGGTTTTGTGCTACTGTTAGAACAGTCTCTGCTCACGCTGTACTGCCGGGGCTGGGCTTGCCTTTCTGAGGGACAGAAACATGCCAATAGGCTCCAAGGCAGACAGCTCCCAGCTAGGACTTGCCCTTGCCTTCTCCAGGGAAAGAGTTGGGCTCTCCCGCTATAGTTGGcatggaagggaaggaggaagtggCATGGCATCAGGCGCTTTTGTGAACCCAGTTCCTTTACCAACCCTTTCGGTACAATCCTTTCAGAGACTGTATCACCGTCTCTACTGAGGGCTGTTCAGGAGATGGAGGACTGTGGCTGCTGGACAATGGCAGAGGCAAAGACTGAAAGCACTGGTGTGCAACAGCTGGGATTTTGAGTATGTCCCCTCTCTGGGAGCCTAAGACCCGTCTGTGGGATCTCAGCCACCACCTGCCCTATGCCcacggcggggcggggaggggggaccgTAGAAACAGCACAGTCCACAAAAAATCCAGCTCACTTCACCTGCTGGAGCCTCTTACAGCTAAGACAGCTGAAAAGATTAGTCTGGATTCCCCTCTGACACAGCCTGCTGTCTTGGCTGCCCTATGTCCAACATAGGTGCATGCAACATCACCCAGGCACGAGGTCCCTGCAGGGGGTATAGTCGTTACTTTGCGGGGAATGGCAGCTTTTGACCCCTGGTACCCGCTGGCACACCACATCCTGGGTGTCAGCTTCTCCCAGGCAGGCGGTGATGTTACTGAAATTGGTGAACGGAGTGCATGCACATCATTTTTCCCAGCCCATTTCTACCCGGACAGTTTCTCTTCCTGCAACACACTCATCCCCGTGACCCCAGGAAGGGCAACTGTAGCTCTTGTCCTCCAAGTCTGCCGGCAATTCAGTGGATGCAGAGCTATGGCTGCCTCTGTCCCCACAGGCTGACTCCTCACTTGCACCAGCTAGAcgctccctcccttctccctgggGCAAGGTACGAGAAAGAAGACGTACACCGGGGAAGTGCAGCTCCGAGTTTACTGGGGGTGTTTTAAGGGCAGCAAAGTTCAAGCAGGGAGAGGGTTATCTCTGAAGGAAACGGGGTCCGTTGTAGCACAGCCGCTTTCTGGTGCCATCTAGGACGATCCCTGCTTCTGCCAGGGCGATTAACGTGTCCCTGAAGTGGCTGCCTgagctgggcaggggatggggcagccagCAGCCTCCGAACAGAAAGAAGGGGACCCTTGCGTGCACGGATCAGGTCACTCAGGTTCccaaggagagaggagggagtCAGGATTTCAGCAGGGACGGGAAGGAAACCAGTGCAGTCTCCAGGGCCGCACAATGCTGGAgcgagtgctgctgctgctgctacttcctcagggtttttttgatcCAGGGCAGGTAGTTGGAGATGCGGGTGTAGACCCCGGGTGGGATGGCGTACCCAAAAGAAACGATGCCTTGTGCCACCTTATTGCATACCAGGGGCCCACCAGAATCTCCCTGAGGACAGAGAGACTGGTTTTAGAGGCCTAAAAGAGAAGTTCCCACTGACCTCTAGACCTGTGGGAAGAGGTTTCCCCTTGGTGCCTCCCTGCCCAGGTGCCATCGGCGGGGCCGTGTCTCTGCTCCGGATCTGTGCCTCTACTCCTGCCCCGCACACCCACCGAGCTGGAGGAGCCATCTGGAGTGGACAAGCTGGGGCTTTACCCCGGGACTGTGCATGGACTGTGGTGTCAGGGCAGCCAGAGAGCTAGTCCACATGGGAGCTACAAATCAAAAGCTTGTCACCTCTCCTGGGAACCAGCTAAgtctgtgccagcagcagcccctgcctgccccgcgGCCAAACCCCGAGCCTGTCGGCAGCCCGTACCTGGCTGGAATCTCTGAGCTCGTGGAAGCTGCCAGCACAGACCATGCCGGTGTCGAGATGCGGATAGAAGCGGATGCATTTCCTGTGGCTGTAGATGGAGACTTTGGTTTCAAAGAGCTTGTTGGTCACCTGGTCTTCATCGATCAGGCCCCACCCGGCTACGCTGCACTTGGTGCCCGTGGGGAGGTCGCTGCCGGTCTTGGGCAGTGG
This window of the Grus americana isolate bGruAme1 chromosome 28, bGruAme1.mat, whole genome shotgun sequence genome carries:
- the LOC129197259 gene encoding granzyme F-like, producing MSLTSVVSWSLVSGYKTLLGAGRDPSCSLTSKGSTEAEDAMMKHLQKLLLSLLLVTCPPAKANYSWNRMEGGGEAKTHSTPYMAYLQGKNNHFCGGFLVAPNWVMTAAQCFVHKPLTVILGAHTIQRREESWQTFEVQEYHCHPGFVSPKKGNDILLLKLKGNATTNSYVRTISFEKSKVPGGTACSIAGWGYKTPAATLREATITIIKQRDCLNHYPGLADNLICGHSGSAGVPEKGDAGDPLICNNKAYGIFSYRHNNWPGFYTHIAPYLPWVNSVMKSA